A stretch of the Streptococcus oralis genome encodes the following:
- the comC gene encoding competence-stimulating peptide ComC — MKNTVKLEQFKEVTEAELQEIRGGDKRLPYFFKHLFSNRTK; from the coding sequence ATGAAAAATACAGTAAAGTTGGAACAATTTAAAGAAGTAACAGAGGCAGAATTGCAGGAGATTCGAGGTGGAGATAAAAGACTACCTTACTTTTTTAAACATCTTTTTTCAAATAGGACAAAGTAG